A genomic stretch from Solanum stenotomum isolate F172 chromosome 8, ASM1918654v1, whole genome shotgun sequence includes:
- the LOC125874792 gene encoding putative F-box protein At1g49610 isoform X1, whose amino-acid sequence MGEEEEKQSAGSCGNSKTKRIRSETGGIDWISQLPDSVIVQILSLLTLTDACKTAILSKRWQYLWTYIDNLNFDSRDGFFLFKTSKLNSSSKANRFISFTDNVMRLHRCSNIKEFSLEFVLNHDDVSTISKIDKWLEIAVNKNVKDLYLKVWVSNEQPYTLPQVLCSNSSLVGLNCKYCKLSENCVLNWPSLKSLTLTNLLLGDENIKQISSGCPQLESLELSEFCGLHHLHITSPKCTRLLLIDHRHPLNDSDPLDNHCFFDIVAPFVQHLEISGAFHDVKFRLRDISSLVHADLNFHNHTWGVTNDLIDIKDILSDVRCASELTVPSWFIEVISKLMLENVDLPLPLLECKWLTINSFITKCSFLGIGNLLSSTPYLENLTLLPEQDFLAVRIIHNDINFLGDDIDVLGNKFLSFQGNLIKGSLEKLKNSKVILAFCGDDIFKDDTTGLTQLLKSLLEHARNMVKLVISLSHWRRCNTCSTRISKIIENLLGFPEDS is encoded by the exons ATGGGcgaagaagaggaaaagcaaTCCGCTGGTAGTTGTGGAAACTCGAAAACAAAGAGGATTCGGAGTGAAACCGGCGGTATTGATTGGATTAGTCAGCTGCCTGACTCTGTTATCGTTCAAATTCTTTCTCTACTGACCTTAACAGATGCATGCAAAACAGCTATTCTCTCTAAGCGTTGGCAGTACCTATGGACTTACATCGACAATCTGAATTTTGACAGCAGGGATGGTTTCTTCCTGTTTAAAACCTCGAAACTCAACAGTAGCTCGAAAGCCAATAGGTTCATTTCCTTCACTGACAATGTAATGCGTCTCCATAGATGCTCTAACATTAAAGAGTTCAGTCTTGAGTTTGTACTTAACCATGATGATGTGTCTACTATTTCCAAAATTGATAAATGGCTTGAAATTGCTGTGAACAAAAATGTGAAGGATCTTTATTTGAAAGTTTGGGTTTCTAATGAGCAACCTTATACGTTGCCCCAAGTTCTCTGCAGTAACTCATCccttgtaggattaaattgcaAGTATTGTAAATTATCCGAAAATTGTGTACTCAATTGGCCATCCCTCAAGAGTTTAACTCTGACTAATTTGCTTCTGGGGGATGAAAACATTAAACAAATATCATCAGGTTGTCCTCAGCTGGAATCGCTGGAGCTAAGTGAATTTTGTGGTCTTCATCATTTGCATATAACTTCTCCAAAATGCACGAGATTGCTATTGATTGATCATAGGCATCCTTTGAATGATTCGGATCCACTTGACAATCATTGCTTCTTCGATATTGTTGCTCCATTTGTTCAGCATTTAGAGATATCTGGGGCTTTCCATGATGTGAAATTTAGACTCCGCGACATTTCTTCTTTGGTCCATGCAGATCTTAATTTCCATAATCACACTTGGGGTGTTACAAATGATCTAATTGACATCAAAGATATCTTATCAGACGTACGTTGTGCTAGTGAACTAACTGTCCCTTCCTGGTTTATCGAG GTGATTTCCAAGTTGATGTTGGAAAATGTAGACTTGCCGTTGCCGTTGCTGGAGTGCAAATGGTTGACAATAAATTCGTTTATTACAAAATGTTCCTTCCTCGGTATAGGCAACCTGTTAAGCTCAACTCCGTATCTGGAGAATTTGACATTACTACCGGAACAG GATTTCCTAGCTGTTAGGATTATCCACAATGATATCAACTTCTTGGGTGATGACATTGACGTGTTGGGAAACAAGTTCCTCTCCTTTCAAGGAAACTTAATCAAAGGTTCCTTAGAGAAACTAAAGAATTCAAAGGTTATTTTAGCGTTTTGTGGTGATGATATCTTCAAAGATGACACAACAGGGCTCACTCAATTATTGAAGTCTTTGCTTGAGCATGCAAGAAATATGGTGAAACTGGTTATAAGCCTATCTCACTGGAGAAGATGCAACACCTGTTCAACTAGGATCTCAAAAATTATAGAGAATTTGTTAGGTTTTCCAGAAGATTCTTAG
- the LOC125874792 gene encoding putative F-box protein At1g49610 isoform X2 — MGEEEEKQSAGSCGNSKTKRIRSETGGIDWISQLPDSVIVQILSLLTLTDACKTAILSKRWQYLWTYIDNLNFDSRDGFFLFKTSKLNSSSKANRFISFTDNVMRLHRCSNIKEFSLEFVLNHDDVSTISKIDKWLEIAVNKNVKDLYLKVWVSNEQPYTLPQVLCSNSSLVGLNCKYCKLSENCVLNWPSLKSLTLTNLLLGDENIKQISSGCPQLESLELSEFCGLHHLHITSPKCTRLLLIDHRHPLNDSDPLDNHCFFDIVAPFVQHLEISGAFHDVKFRLRDISSLVHADLNFHNHTWGVTNDLIDIKDILSDVRCASELTVPSWFIEVISKLMLENVDLPLPLLECKWLTINSFITKCSFLGIGNLLSSTPYLENLTLLPEQLLGLSTMISTSWVMTLTCWETSSSPFKET, encoded by the exons ATGGGcgaagaagaggaaaagcaaTCCGCTGGTAGTTGTGGAAACTCGAAAACAAAGAGGATTCGGAGTGAAACCGGCGGTATTGATTGGATTAGTCAGCTGCCTGACTCTGTTATCGTTCAAATTCTTTCTCTACTGACCTTAACAGATGCATGCAAAACAGCTATTCTCTCTAAGCGTTGGCAGTACCTATGGACTTACATCGACAATCTGAATTTTGACAGCAGGGATGGTTTCTTCCTGTTTAAAACCTCGAAACTCAACAGTAGCTCGAAAGCCAATAGGTTCATTTCCTTCACTGACAATGTAATGCGTCTCCATAGATGCTCTAACATTAAAGAGTTCAGTCTTGAGTTTGTACTTAACCATGATGATGTGTCTACTATTTCCAAAATTGATAAATGGCTTGAAATTGCTGTGAACAAAAATGTGAAGGATCTTTATTTGAAAGTTTGGGTTTCTAATGAGCAACCTTATACGTTGCCCCAAGTTCTCTGCAGTAACTCATCccttgtaggattaaattgcaAGTATTGTAAATTATCCGAAAATTGTGTACTCAATTGGCCATCCCTCAAGAGTTTAACTCTGACTAATTTGCTTCTGGGGGATGAAAACATTAAACAAATATCATCAGGTTGTCCTCAGCTGGAATCGCTGGAGCTAAGTGAATTTTGTGGTCTTCATCATTTGCATATAACTTCTCCAAAATGCACGAGATTGCTATTGATTGATCATAGGCATCCTTTGAATGATTCGGATCCACTTGACAATCATTGCTTCTTCGATATTGTTGCTCCATTTGTTCAGCATTTAGAGATATCTGGGGCTTTCCATGATGTGAAATTTAGACTCCGCGACATTTCTTCTTTGGTCCATGCAGATCTTAATTTCCATAATCACACTTGGGGTGTTACAAATGATCTAATTGACATCAAAGATATCTTATCAGACGTACGTTGTGCTAGTGAACTAACTGTCCCTTCCTGGTTTATCGAG GTGATTTCCAAGTTGATGTTGGAAAATGTAGACTTGCCGTTGCCGTTGCTGGAGTGCAAATGGTTGACAATAAATTCGTTTATTACAAAATGTTCCTTCCTCGGTATAGGCAACCTGTTAAGCTCAACTCCGTATCTGGAGAATTTGACATTACTACCGGAACAG CTGTTAGGATTATCCACAATGATATCAACTTCTTGGGTGATGACATTGACGTGTTGGGAAACAAGTTCCTCTCCTTTCAAGGAAACTTAA
- the LOC125874829 gene encoding auxin-induced protein AUX22-like, protein MATELEITELRLGLIPSSKNEKERVFSEIDSDRSSTNVNHDDKNQVVGWPPVCGYRRKNNNSSNARSKKMYVKVSMDGAPFLRKVDLSIHKDYSGFVINLEKLFHFYGICEGSSEYIPIYEDKDGDWMLVGDVPWQMFSESCKRLRIMKRSDAKVIGLRTEDFLKGINVKREMTLFN, encoded by the exons ATGGCAACAGAACTTGAAATTACAGAGCTTAGATTAGGGCTTATTCCTAGttcaaaaaatgagaaagaaaggGTGTTTTCGGAGATCGATAGTGATCGAAGTAGCACCAACGTTAACCACGATGATAAGAACCAAGTTGTTGGATGGCCACCGGTTTGTGGTTATCGGAGAAAGAACAATAATAGTAGTAACGCTCGATCGAAGAAGATGTACGTGAAAGTTAGCATGGATGGTGCACCATTTCTTAGAAAAgttgatttgagtattcataAGGATTATTCTGGATTTGTTATCAATCTTGAAAAACTCTTCCACTTTTATGGCATTT GTGAAGGTAGTTCAGAGTACATTCCGATATACGAGGATAAAGATGGAGACTGGATGCTTGTGGGTGACGTTCCCTGGCA GATGTTTAGTGAATCATGTAAAAGGCTACGGATAATGAAGAGATCTGATGCAAAAGTGATAGGGCTTCGAACAGAAGATTTTCTCAAGGGTATTAATGTCAAAAGAGAAATGacgctttttaattaa